A DNA window from Onychostoma macrolepis isolate SWU-2019 chromosome 13, ASM1243209v1, whole genome shotgun sequence contains the following coding sequences:
- the si:dkey-228d14.5 gene encoding transmembrane protein 150A: MGVWVILPIVLCAVSFIGCWTVYGLALSFNHICSLNNWEYRNSCHPNETGNCCTLHNVPTISTSGTNLPENSLFTATINAGSFLFLIFCVFHHAHILERNSVHSLLSKIAVMLGCVVSVGAFMAGNCNPAELVLLHYLGAAVSFVFVCLYMTILTSLTSKCMLTGCERVLYPLRIVSSFIQITATIFYGIFFIQEDYFFKHISAVFEWFLCVNLELYELSYSMEFYFFSTSMLSVLLAKKEEEKPLILS; this comes from the exons ATGGGTGTTTGGGTTATCTTACCAATTGTTCTGTGTGCCGTCTCATTCATCGGGTGTTGGACAGT ATATGGACTTGCATTAAGTTTCAACCATATCTGCTCACTTAATAACTG GGAATATAGAAATTCATGTCACCCAAATGAAACAGGGAATTGCTGCACCCTGCATAACGTTCCCACCATAAG CACAAGTGGAACAAACTTGCCAGAAAACTCTCTTTTCACAGCAACAATCAATGctggttcatttttgt TTCTGATTTTTTGCGTTTTCCATCATGCACACATCCTGGAGAGGAACAGTGTTCATTCTCTTCTCAGTAAGATTGCAGTGATGTTAGGCTGTGTGGTGTCTGTGGGCGCTTTCATGGCAGGGAACTGCAAT CCAGCAGAGCTGGTGTTGCTCCATTACCTGGGTGCTGCTGTGagctttgtgtttgtgtgtctgtacaTGACCATCCTGACCTCCCTCACTAGTAAATGTATGCTGACTGGATGTGAACGGGTTCTCTACCCTCTACGCATCGTCTCCTCATTTATCCAGATTACTGCCACCATCTTCT ATGGCATCTTCTTCATCCAGGAGGATTACTTCTTCAAGCACATCTCTGCTGTCTTTGAATGGTTTCTGTGTGTCAATCTGGAGCTCTATGAACTCAGCTACTCTATGGAATTCTACTTTTTCTCCACATCAATGCTTTCAGTGCTTTTAGCCaagaaagaagaagagaaacctctcattttgtcttaa
- the tet1 gene encoding methylcytosine dioxygenase TET3 isoform X2 — MLPKIEGLPLRNEKVESETNSVNGTSSEQMEETCATPEEEAHYISLTHNVPPDVPTTLQHGLLPAPPGKEPGTTDVLLPHNSALTSHNGAGHMKPNTERHVDPTEPHATFHRSMFKKSHESESIQEQTVPLKKIKLEEQWVEIDDPHSKHLETNGCYEDALSTLAAVVCFSSTDRKRLEERLYGPQACLKTEPKEEPYQCQLNQGESPEEPPQNDNIALSLPSVQSLVQYRNISADQAIAIEALTQLAATPQTVPFETENQSRDAQRETSTYSASSNHIPLQEAKPVSDVFSNKVSVISSSLQQTSVIRNPLNRPANFTQSQNQHCASTSRKLSLKDLLAASSECEKLSYAAENRRNGQALCKADRLEGTFKKYKHGEATQISRKRDEEEVAAQLVQLAFMIESRQMQVSENSPPKGMPTQTMKHNHNYLGQHLKKQRKPKTPSKPRMSKKKAAEIEGNHCRIPLAKRTPNRKTPLKATIQKAISQQKKMRFQHKRSPFLPQAQIDLKKYIAEAHHENRQLLYYSNSLKKEHFETILGSGKQNGFHFKHEHGAQSHSLPPPNGLFHNHTNDQLGASQWPRHECEQQMISQVSKTYDVLNHGAKQQPQQTMASEPCKDLPQSQGMYYKANGFNDHQHLHTNQNGFYKMEKSGGVTVSTSSVHLENGDMGNTGEQTPTKHTINSFLESFLDTRTKNLLNTPSKQTTELPSCDCVEHIIEKEEGPYYTHLGSGPNVAAVREMMENRYGEKGNAVRLEVVVFTGKEGRSSQGCPIAKWIIRRGSEEEKLLCLVRQRAGHCCQNAVVVILILAWEGIPRSVADRLYQELTQTLCKYGSPTSRRCALNEDRTCACQGLDPETCGASFSFGCSWSMYFNGCKFARSKTPRKFRLQGDYPEEEEKLEKNLQNLASDLGPVYKKLAPEAFQNQVEQEQQGQDCRLGRTEGRPFSGVTACVDFCAHAHRDTHNMTNGSTVVCTLTKEDNRAVRNIPEDEQLHVLPLYKISDTDEFGHVEGQWAKIKSGALQVLSAFPREVRMLAEPVKSARKRRMEAKRAHAEKLSGLDSKQGTPVKVKNEPLKGFKHTSVEHSPCLEKDTRNLSSSMQLSGVPGIGDQFSDFCSTVPYNQSNTCRTPPVASSFGMSTHPEFPQPHDPSRATGHSNGSPSPRDGLETIRQMSEPFRNSYPNDPLRTNSKYSPSFKSEPEEMRCFQGGAAPTPLSPPTAEGLHSRLNLEDHRNPPVMAQPLTPEVDRAEEVWSDSEHNFLDGNIGGVAVAPSHGSILIECARRELHATTPILRPNRTHPTRISLVFYQHKSLNASGHGLQQWEAKMAEKAREKEEAERLGLNNRSKEMDSDTESENETYPEERRKLQVPTRQSLTVPRDGVVMSAPYSLTHVTGPYNRWT; from the exons GTTGAGTCAGAGACAAACTCGGTAAATGGCACAAGCTCAGAGCAGATGGAGGAGACCTGTGCGACACCAGAGGAAGAGGCGCATTACATATCCTTAACACACAATGTTCCACCTGATGTTCCCACAACTCTCCAGCATGGCTTGTTACCAGCCCCTCCTGGAAAGGAGCCCGGGACCACTGATGTACTTCTCCCTCACAACAGTGCTCTAACCTCTCATAATGGTGCTGGACACATGAAACCAAACACTGAGAGACATGTGGATCCCACTGAGCCACATGCCACGTTCCATAGATCCATGTTTAAGAAAAGTCATGAATCCGAGTCCATTCAAGAACAGACGGTTCCTCTGAAGAAGATCAAACTGGAGGAGCAATGGGTTGAGATTGATGACCCACACTCAAAGCACTTAGAGACTAACGGGTGCTATGAAGATGCTTTATCTACCCTAGCAGCTGTGGTCTGCTTCTCCAGTACAGACAGGAAACGTCTAGAGGAGAGGCTTTACGGGCCTCAAGCCTGTTTAAAAACTGAACCGAAAGAAGAACCATATCAGTGTCAGTTAAATCAAGGAGAAAGTCCAGAGGAACCTCCTCAGAATGATAACATTGCACTATCTTTACCCAGTGTCCAGTCTCTGGTCCAGTATAGGAATATTAGCGCTGATCAGGCTATAGCTATTGAGGCATTGACCCAACTGGCAGCTACCCCACAAACAGTGCCCTTTGAAACAGAAAACCAGAGTCGGGACGCTCAGCGAGAAACGTCTACATACTCTGCTTCAAGCAACCACATACCTCTTCAAGAGGCTAAACCAGTTTCAGATGTTTTCTCTAACAAGGTCTCTGTAATTAGTTCATCATTGCAACAGACTTCTGTCATCCGCAACCCTCTGAACAGGCCAGCCAACTTCACCCAAAGTCAAAATCAGCATTGTGCGTCTACCTCCAGAAAACTTTCCTTGAAGGATCTTCTGGCGGCCAGCTCAGAATGTGAAAAGCTATCGTATGCCGCGGAGAATCGCAGAAACGGCCAAGCACTTTGTAAAGCCGACAGGTTAGAAGGCACTTTCAAGAAGTATAAGCATGGAGAAGCAACTCAGATATCAAGAAAGAGGGACGAGGAGGAAGTTGCGGCTCAATTGGTGCAGCTCGCGTTCATGATCGAATCCCGGCAGATGCAAGTCTCGGAAAACAGTCCGCCAAAAGGTATGCCGACTCAGACCATGAAACACAATCATAATTATTTGGGGCAGCACTTAAAGAAGCAAAGGAAACCTAAAACGCCTTCAAAACCCAGGATGTCTAAGAAGAAAGCTGCTGAGATCGAAGGCAACCATTGTAGGATTCCGTTGGCCAAGAGAACTCCCAACAGGAAAACCCCACTCAAGGCCACCATTCAGAAAGCCATTTCGCAACAAAAAAAGATGAGGTTCCAGCACAAGAGGAGTCCGTTTCTTCCCCAAGCGCAGATAGACCTGAAAAAGTACATAGCGGAGGCTCATCACGAGAACAGGCAGCTCTTATACTACAGCAACTCTCTGAAGAAAGAGCACTTTGAAACGATCTTAGGTTCTGGTAAGCAGAACGGCTTTCACTTTAAACACGAGCATGGAGCTCAAAGTCATTCTTTACCGCCACCAAACGGACTCTTTCACAATCATACAAATGACCAACTAGGTGCTAGCCAGTGGCCGAGGCATGAATGTGAACAACAAATGATTTCTCAGGTATCGAAAACCTACGATGTGCTAAATCATGGTGCTAAACAACAACCTCAGCAAACCATGGCCAGTGAACCCTGCAAGGACTTGCCGCAAAGCCAAGGGATGTACTATAAAGCCAACGGCTTTAATGATCATCAACACTTACACACAAATCAAAATGGATTTTACAAAATGGAGAAGTCTGGAGGTGTTACAGTGTCCACATCCAGTGTACATTTGGAGAACGGGGACATGGGGAACACTGGAGAACAGACTCCTACCAAGCACACGATCAACAGCTTTTTGGAGTCTTTTTTGGACACACGGACCAAGAATCTTCTCAACACCCCCTCTAAACAAACCACAGAGCTGCCCTCCTGTGACTGTGTGG AACACATAATTGAGAAAGAGGAGGGTCCGTATTACACCCACCTTGGATCTGGCCCGAATGTAGCAGCCGTGAGAGAGATGATGGAGAACAG ATATGGCGAGAAAGGCAACGCAGTCCGTTTGGAGGTTGTTGTGTTTACAGGCAAAGAGGGGCGAAGCTCACAGGGTTGCCCAATCGCCAAGTGG ATCATACGTCGAGGAAGTGAGGAAGAGAAGTTGCTGTGTCTTGTGCGGCAGCGTGCTGGTCACTGCTGTCAGAACGCAGTGGTAGTCATTCTCATCCTGGCCTGGGAGGGGATCCCACGCAGTGTGGCTGACAGGCTGTACCAGGAGCTCACACAGACTCTCTGCAAATATGGCTCGCCCACTAGCCGCCGCTGTGCCCTCAATGAGGA TCGCACATGTGCGTGTCAGGGTCTGGATCCAGAGACCTGCGGTGCCTCTTTCTCGTTTGGTTGCTCCTGGAGTATGTACTTCAATGGATGCAAGTTTGCACGCAGCAAAACGCCCCGGAAGTTCAGACTGCAGGGAGACTATCCTGAGGAG GAGGAGAAGTTGGAGAAAAACTTGCAGAATCTGGCATCAGATTTGGGCCCCGTGTACAAGAAACTTGCTCCTGAGGCCTTTCAGAACCAG GTGGAGCAGGAGCAGCAGGGGCAGGACTGTCGGCTGGGCAGGACCGAAGGTCGACCATTCTCTGGTGTGACTGCATGTGTGGACTTCTGCGCTCATGCCCACAGAGACACACATAACATGACCAATGGAAGCACTGTG GTATGCACTTTAACCAAGGAGGATAACCGTGCAGTGCGGAACATTCCAGAGGACGAGCAGCTGCACGTCCTGCCGCTCTACAAAATCTCTGACACTGATGAGTTTGGCCATGTTGAGGGCCAGTGGGCCAAAATAAAATCTGGGGCACTGCAAGTCCTCTCTGCTTTCCCAAGAGAAGTGAGGATGTTGGCCGAGCCCGTCAAATCAGCACGCAAGAGGAGGATGGAGGCTAAAAGAGCCCATGCTGAGAAACTAAGCGGCCTGGACAGTAAGCAGGGCACACCTGTGAAAGTGAAGAACGAGCCTCTTAAAG GTTTCAAACACACCTCTGTTGAACATTCACCATGTTTGGAAAAGGATACTCGTAATTTAAGTTCCAGCATGCAATTATCTGGTGTTCCAGGCATTGGAGACCAATTCTCAGACTTCTGCTCTACTGTCCCGTACAACCAGAGTAACACATGCCGCACTCCTCCTGTGGCCTCCAGCTTTGGCATGTCCACACACCCGGAGTTCCCTCAACCGCATGATCCCTCAAGAGCAACGGGCCACAGCAATGGTTCTCCTTCTCCTAGAGATGGACTCGAGACCATCAGGCAGATGTCTGAACCGTTCAGAAACTCCTATCCGAACGACCCTCTGAGAACAAATTCGAAATACTCTCCCTCGTTCAAATCCGAGCCTGAGGAGATGCGGTGCTTCCAGGGCGGCGCAGCTCCCACCCCGCTCTCCCCGCCCACTGCTGAGGGTCTCCACAGTCGCTTGAACCTGGAGGACCACCGCAACCCTCCAGTTATGGCGCAACCACTGACCCCAGAGGTGGATAGAGCAGAGGAAGTGTGGTCGGACAGCGAGCACAATTTCCTCGACGGGAACATCGGCGGGGTCGCAGTGGCTCCTTCCCACGGCTCCATCCTGATCGAATGCGCTCGACGGGAACTGCACGCCACCACTCCCATCCTGCGGCCCAACCGCACACATCCCACCCGCATCTCCCTGGTCTTCTACCAGCACAAGAGCCTGAACGCTTCGGGCCACGGCCTGCAACAGTGGGAGGCTAAAATGGCCGAGAAGGCCAGGGAGAAAGAGGAAGCCGAGCGTCTGGGGCTCAACAACAGGTCAAAGGAGATGGATTCGGATACGGAGAGCGAAAACGAGACTTATCCAGAAGAGAGACGCAAGCTTCAGGTTCCTACCCGTCAATCGCTAACAGTTCCGCGTGACGGCGTCGTCATGTCAGCGCCCTACTCCCTCACGCACGTCACTGGGCCTTACAACCGCTGGACGTGA
- the eif4e1c gene encoding eukaryotic translation initiation factor 4E family member 1c isoform X1 — protein MATSEPVRGSGLLSFRAAQRPEMRGTENEESRAESPTAAVTSPEQYIKHPLQNRWALWYFKNDKSKSWTENLRLISKFDTVEDFWALYNHIQQPSKLGFGCDYCLFKDGIKPMWEDDRNKLGGRWLMTLNKQQRHNDLDRYWMETLLCLIGESFDEASEDVCGAVVNVRPKGDKISIWTGNCQNRDAIMTIGQQYKERLSLPIKTLIGYQSHDDTSSKSGSTTKNMYSV, from the exons ATGGCGACTTCGGAGCCGGTAAGAGGGAGCGGGCTTCTTTCATTTAGGGCTGCCCAGCGACCAGAAATG CGAGGAACTGAAAATGAAGAAAGCCGTGCTGAGAGTCCTACGGCTGCTGTGACAAGTCCTGAACAGTACATCAAACACCCTTTGCAAAACAG ATGGGCTCTCTGGTATTTCAAAAATGACAAGAGCAAAAGTTGGACAGAAAATCTGCGTCTCATCTCCAAGTTTGACACAGTGGAAGATTTCTGGGC ATTATACAATCACATACAGCAGCCCAGTAAACTTGGATTTGGCTGCGACTACTGTTTATTTAAG GATGGTATTAAACCCATGTGGGAGGATGACAGGAATAAACTCGGTGGAAGGTGGTTAATGACCCTCAACAAACAGCAACGACACAATGACCTTGACCGCTACTGGATGGAGaca CTGTTGTGTTTAATCGGAGAGTCCTTTGATGAGGCCAGTGAAGACGTGTGTGGTGCTGTGGTCAATGTCAGGCCAAAGGGGGATAAAATATCCATCTGGACAGGCAACTGCCAAAACAGGGACGCTATCATGACGATAGG gcaacaatacaaagagcgtTTGAGTCTCCCAATCAAAACCCTCATCGGATACCAGTCACATGACGACACCTCTAGCAAAAGTGGCTCTACAACAAAGAACATGTATTCAGTTTGA
- the eif4e1c gene encoding eukaryotic translation initiation factor 4E family member 1c isoform X2 has product MATSEPRGTENEESRAESPTAAVTSPEQYIKHPLQNRWALWYFKNDKSKSWTENLRLISKFDTVEDFWALYNHIQQPSKLGFGCDYCLFKDGIKPMWEDDRNKLGGRWLMTLNKQQRHNDLDRYWMETLLCLIGESFDEASEDVCGAVVNVRPKGDKISIWTGNCQNRDAIMTIGQQYKERLSLPIKTLIGYQSHDDTSSKSGSTTKNMYSV; this is encoded by the exons ATGGCGACTTCGGAGCCG CGAGGAACTGAAAATGAAGAAAGCCGTGCTGAGAGTCCTACGGCTGCTGTGACAAGTCCTGAACAGTACATCAAACACCCTTTGCAAAACAG ATGGGCTCTCTGGTATTTCAAAAATGACAAGAGCAAAAGTTGGACAGAAAATCTGCGTCTCATCTCCAAGTTTGACACAGTGGAAGATTTCTGGGC ATTATACAATCACATACAGCAGCCCAGTAAACTTGGATTTGGCTGCGACTACTGTTTATTTAAG GATGGTATTAAACCCATGTGGGAGGATGACAGGAATAAACTCGGTGGAAGGTGGTTAATGACCCTCAACAAACAGCAACGACACAATGACCTTGACCGCTACTGGATGGAGaca CTGTTGTGTTTAATCGGAGAGTCCTTTGATGAGGCCAGTGAAGACGTGTGTGGTGCTGTGGTCAATGTCAGGCCAAAGGGGGATAAAATATCCATCTGGACAGGCAACTGCCAAAACAGGGACGCTATCATGACGATAGG gcaacaatacaaagagcgtTTGAGTCTCCCAATCAAAACCCTCATCGGATACCAGTCACATGACGACACCTCTAGCAAAAGTGGCTCTACAACAAAGAACATGTATTCAGTTTGA